One Pseudomonas sp. HOU2 genomic window carries:
- a CDS encoding heme lyase CcmF/NrfE family subunit, whose protein sequence is MTSALFIPELGHLAMILALCFALVQAVVPLLGAWRGDRLWMGLAQPAAWGQFAFLLFAFGCLTYAFMTDDFSVGYVAMNSNSALPWYYKFSAVWGAHEGSLLLWALILGGWTFAVSVFSRQLPQVMLARVLAVMGMISTGFLLFLILTSNPFSRILPQIPADGRDLNPLLQDIGLIVHPPMLYMGYVGFSVAFAFAIAALLGGRLDAAWARWSRPWTIVAWAFLGIGITLGSWWAYYELGWGGWWFWDPVENASFMPWLVGTALIHSLAVTEKRGVFKSWTVLLAIAAFSLSLLGTFLVRSGVLTSVHAFASDPERGVFILIFLLFVVGGSLTLFALRAPVVKSQVGFNLWSRETLLLGNNLVLVVAASMILLGTLYPLILDAISGAKLSVGPPYFNALFIPLMALLMLVMAVGVIVRWKDTPVKWLANMLTPVLLGSVALAVVAGVAYGDFNWAVIATFLLAAWVLLAGVRDIFDKTRHKGLIKGLPTLTRSYWGMQIAHLGIAVCALGVVLSSQNSAERDLRLAPGESMDLAGYHFIFEGAKHFEGPNFTSDKGTIRVIREGKEVSVLHPEKRLYTVQSSMMTEAGIDAGFTRDLYVALGEPLENGAWAVRVHVKPFVRWIWFGGLLTGLGGLLAALDRRYRVKVKAKVREALGLQGAAA, encoded by the coding sequence ATGACGTCTGCACTGTTTATTCCTGAACTCGGTCATCTGGCGATGATTCTGGCGCTGTGTTTTGCGCTGGTGCAGGCCGTGGTGCCGTTGCTCGGCGCGTGGCGCGGCGACCGTCTGTGGATGGGTCTGGCTCAGCCGGCGGCGTGGGGCCAGTTTGCGTTCCTGCTGTTTGCCTTCGGTTGCCTGACCTACGCGTTCATGACCGACGATTTTTCGGTCGGCTACGTGGCGATGAACTCCAACAGCGCCTTGCCGTGGTACTACAAGTTCAGCGCGGTGTGGGGCGCCCACGAAGGGTCGTTGCTGCTGTGGGCGTTGATCCTCGGTGGCTGGACCTTTGCGGTGTCGGTGTTCTCCCGGCAGTTGCCGCAAGTCATGCTCGCCCGCGTGCTGGCGGTGATGGGCATGATCAGCACCGGTTTCCTGTTGTTTCTGATCCTCACTTCCAACCCGTTCTCGCGGATCCTGCCGCAGATTCCGGCGGACGGGCGTGACCTCAATCCGTTGCTGCAAGACATCGGCCTGATCGTCCATCCGCCGATGCTCTACATGGGTTACGTCGGTTTCTCGGTGGCCTTCGCCTTCGCCATCGCCGCTTTGCTGGGTGGTCGTCTCGACGCCGCGTGGGCACGCTGGTCGCGGCCGTGGACGATTGTTGCCTGGGCCTTCCTCGGCATCGGCATCACCCTCGGTTCGTGGTGGGCGTACTACGAACTCGGCTGGGGCGGCTGGTGGTTCTGGGACCCGGTGGAAAACGCCTCGTTCATGCCATGGCTGGTCGGCACCGCGCTGATTCACTCGCTGGCGGTCACGGAAAAACGTGGGGTGTTCAAGAGCTGGACGGTGTTGCTGGCGATCGCCGCATTTTCGTTGAGCCTGCTCGGCACGTTCCTCGTGCGTTCCGGCGTGCTGACCTCGGTGCACGCGTTTGCCTCCGATCCTGAGCGTGGCGTGTTCATTCTGATCTTCCTGCTGTTCGTGGTCGGCGGTTCGCTGACGCTGTTTGCGTTGCGTGCGCCGGTGGTCAAAAGCCAGGTCGGCTTCAACCTGTGGTCACGGGAAACCCTGCTGCTGGGCAACAACCTGGTGCTGGTGGTGGCCGCGTCGATGATCCTGCTCGGCACCCTGTATCCGCTGATTCTCGATGCGATCAGCGGCGCCAAGCTGTCGGTCGGCCCGCCGTATTTCAACGCGCTGTTCATACCGTTGATGGCGTTGCTGATGCTGGTGATGGCGGTCGGCGTAATCGTCCGCTGGAAGGACACCCCGGTGAAATGGCTGGCGAACATGCTGACTCCCGTGCTGCTCGGCAGCGTCGCGTTGGCGGTGGTGGCCGGTGTCGCTTACGGCGATTTCAACTGGGCGGTGATCGCGACGTTCCTGCTCGCCGCGTGGGTGCTGCTCGCCGGTGTGCGCGACATCTTCGACAAGACTCGCCACAAGGGCCTGATCAAAGGTCTGCCAACCCTGACCCGCAGCTACTGGGGCATGCAGATCGCTCACTTGGGCATCGCCGTGTGCGCCCTCGGTGTGGTGCTGTCGAGTCAGAACAGTGCCGAGCGCGACCTGCGTCTGGCGCCGGGCGAGTCGATGGATCTGGCCGGTTATCACTTCATCTTCGAGGGCGCCAAGCACTTCGAAGGGCCGAACTTCACCTCCGATAAGGGCACTATTCGGGTGATCCGTGAAGGCAAGGAAGTCAGCGTGCTGCACCCGGAAAAACGCCTGTACACCGTGCAGAGTTCGATGATGACCGAGGCCGGGATCGACGCCGGTTTCACCCGCGATCTCTACGTCGCACTGGGCGAACCGCTGGAAAATGGCGCTTGGGCGGTGCGGGTTCACGTCAAGCCGTTCGTGCGCTGGATCTGGTTCGGCGGGCTGCTGACCGGTCTGGGCGGATTGCTGGCGGCGCTGGATCGGCGTTATCGAGTCAAGGTCAAAGCCAAGGTGCGTGAAGCCCTCGGCCTGCAAGGAGCGGCTGCATGA
- a CDS encoding type II toxin-antitoxin system HicA family toxin, producing MQSRLLIKELEEAGWTLDRVTSSHHIFTHRYNPYTIPVPHPKKDLPLGTVKSIRRRAGLYPPPASYKGDP from the coding sequence GTGCAAAGCAGGCTATTGATCAAGGAGCTGGAGGAAGCAGGCTGGACGCTGGATCGAGTCACCAGCAGTCATCACATCTTCACTCACCGTTACAACCCTTACACCATTCCCGTTCCCCACCCGAAAAAGGATTTACCGTTGGGGACGGTCAAAAGCATCAGGAGGCGTGCCGGGTTGTACCCCCCGCCAGCCAGCTATAAGGGAGATCCATAA
- a CDS encoding type II toxin-antitoxin system HicB family antitoxin produces the protein MQYPICIEWGDDNTAIGIQIPDIPGAVTAGDTFEDAYNAAVEVAHLMLQEMAADGESIPMPTSAAAHRNNPEFADMGWGMLELDISPYMGKTEKVNVTLPGYVIQRIDRYVREHNVKSRSSFLADAAMEKLVRY, from the coding sequence ATGCAATATCCGATCTGCATCGAATGGGGTGACGACAACACCGCCATCGGTATTCAGATACCTGACATTCCCGGCGCCGTCACGGCCGGGGACACTTTCGAGGACGCCTATAACGCAGCCGTTGAAGTCGCCCATCTCATGTTGCAGGAGATGGCGGCGGACGGGGAATCGATTCCGATGCCGACGTCGGCAGCGGCGCATCGCAATAATCCGGAGTTTGCCGACATGGGCTGGGGGATGCTCGAGCTGGATATCTCGCCGTACATGGGCAAAACCGAGAAGGTCAACGTGACGTTGCCAGGCTACGTGATCCAGCGCATCGATCGCTATGTGCGTGAACACAATGTCAAAAGCCGCTCTTCGTTTCTGGCGGATGCGGCGATGGAGAAACTGGTTCGCTATTAA
- a CDS encoding cytochrome c-type biogenesis protein, with protein sequence MKRFLAAVVLGLSLAGVAHAAIDTYEFAKEGDRERFRELTKELRCPKCQNQDIADSNAPIAADLRKEIFRMLGEGKDNQQIIDFMVDRYGDFVRYKPALNAKTALLWFGPAGLLFGGLVVIAVIVRRRRAQRTETPPSLSTEERQRLDQLLDKNQE encoded by the coding sequence ATGAAGCGTTTTCTGGCTGCGGTGGTCTTGGGCCTGAGTCTGGCCGGCGTGGCTCACGCCGCCATCGACACCTACGAGTTCGCCAAGGAAGGTGATCGCGAGCGTTTCCGTGAGTTGACCAAGGAACTGCGTTGCCCCAAGTGCCAGAACCAGGACATCGCCGACTCCAACGCACCGATTGCCGCCGACCTGCGCAAAGAGATTTTCCGCATGCTTGGCGAGGGCAAGGACAATCAGCAGATCATCGATTTCATGGTCGATCGCTACGGTGATTTCGTCCGCTACAAACCGGCGCTCAATGCCAAGACCGCACTGCTGTGGTTCGGCCCGGCCGGTCTGTTGTTCGGTGGTCTGGTGGTGATCGCAGTGATCGTTCGCCGACGCCGCGCACAACGCACCGAGACCCCGCCATCGCTGTCCACCGAAGAACGTCAGCGCCTCGACCAACTGTTGGATAAAAACCAAGAATGA
- a CDS encoding MFS transporter: MNATTHTMTRGMVLLFAFCCGAIVANIYYAQPIIGLIAPDIGLSDTMASFIVSLTQTGYALGLFFLVPLGDLLENRRLMIITTVVAIASLLGAAFTSQPNVFLLISLLVGFSSVSVQILIPLAAHLAPEESRGRVVGGIMGGLLLGILLARPVSSVVADHFGWRAMFMIAAALMAAISVVLALTVPKRQPDHSATYGQLIGSLWTLLRQQPVLRQRAFYQGCMFATFSLFWTAVPLELARNHGLSQSEIAIFALVGAIGAIAAPISGRLADAGHTRIASLLAMLFASLSFLPAFIHPAYSVIGLAVTGVVLDFCVQMNMVLGQRAVYSLDAKSRGRLNALYMTSIFIGGAFGSSVASAVYEHGGWLWIVIVGSAFPLLALVRFLSASQRGSLATA, from the coding sequence ATGAACGCCACAACTCACACAATGACCCGAGGCATGGTGCTGCTGTTCGCCTTCTGCTGCGGTGCGATCGTCGCCAACATCTACTACGCGCAGCCGATCATCGGCCTGATCGCGCCGGACATCGGCCTCTCCGACACCATGGCCAGCTTCATCGTCTCGCTGACGCAGACCGGTTATGCGCTGGGCCTGTTCTTCCTGGTGCCGCTGGGCGACCTGCTGGAAAACCGTCGCCTGATGATCATCACCACCGTGGTGGCGATTGCCAGCCTGCTCGGCGCGGCGTTCACCAGTCAGCCGAATGTGTTTTTGCTGATCTCGTTGCTGGTGGGTTTCAGTTCGGTGTCGGTGCAGATCCTGATTCCGCTGGCCGCGCATCTGGCGCCGGAGGAGTCCCGTGGCCGGGTAGTCGGCGGAATCATGGGTGGCCTGCTGCTGGGCATTCTGCTGGCACGGCCGGTGTCGAGCGTGGTAGCTGACCATTTCGGCTGGCGCGCGATGTTCATGATTGCTGCGGCGTTGATGGCGGCGATCAGCGTGGTGCTGGCGTTGACCGTGCCCAAGCGCCAACCGGATCACAGCGCCACGTATGGCCAGTTGATCGGTTCGCTGTGGACCCTACTGCGCCAGCAACCGGTGCTGCGTCAGCGCGCGTTTTATCAGGGCTGCATGTTCGCCACCTTCAGCCTGTTCTGGACAGCGGTGCCGCTGGAACTGGCGCGCAACCACGGTCTGTCGCAGAGCGAGATCGCGATCTTCGCCCTGGTCGGCGCCATCGGGGCCATCGCCGCGCCGATCAGCGGACGCCTGGCTGATGCCGGCCACACCCGCATCGCTTCGCTGCTGGCCATGCTGTTCGCCAGCCTGAGCTTTCTGCCGGCGTTCATTCATCCGGCCTACAGCGTCATCGGCCTGGCCGTGACCGGTGTGGTACTGGATTTCTGCGTACAGATGAACATGGTTCTTGGTCAGCGCGCAGTCTATTCGCTGGACGCCAAAAGCCGTGGTCGCCTGAATGCGCTGTACATGACCAGCATCTTCATCGGCGGCGCCTTCGGCTCGTCGGTCGCCAGTGCGGTGTATGAGCATGGCGGCTGGTTGTGGATCGTGATTGTCGGCAGCGCCTTCCCGCTGCTGGCGCTGGTGCGGTTTTTGAGTGCATCGCAGCGTGGTTCATTGGCAACGGCGTAA
- the ccmE gene encoding cytochrome c maturation protein CcmE, producing the protein MNPLRKKRLTLILAILVGVGAAVGLALSALQENINLFYTPTQIANGEAPHDTRIRAGGMVEKGSLQRSPDSLDVKFVVTDFNKAVTITYRGILPDLFREGQGIVALGKLNADGVVVADEVLAKHDEKYMPPEVTKALKDSGQSAPTPAKEG; encoded by the coding sequence GTGAATCCGCTGCGCAAAAAACGTCTGACCCTCATTCTGGCGATCCTGGTCGGGGTCGGCGCCGCCGTCGGCCTGGCCCTCAGCGCCCTGCAGGAAAACATCAACCTGTTTTACACACCGACCCAGATCGCCAACGGCGAAGCGCCGCACGACACGCGGATCCGCGCCGGCGGCATGGTCGAGAAGGGCTCGCTGCAGCGCTCGCCGGACTCACTGGACGTCAAATTCGTCGTCACCGACTTCAACAAAGCCGTGACCATCACCTATCGCGGCATCCTCCCGGATCTGTTCCGCGAAGGGCAGGGCATCGTCGCCCTGGGCAAACTCAACGCTGACGGCGTAGTGGTGGCCGACGAAGTGCTGGCCAAGCACGACGAGAAGTACATGCCGCCGGAAGTGACCAAAGCGCTGAAAGACAGTGGTCAATCGGCACCGACCCCAGCGAAGGAGGGTTGA
- a CDS encoding LysR family transcriptional regulator: MDRLAAMETFVYVVETGSFSAAARRLNIGQPAVSKTIAQLEKRLAVSLLLRSTRGLTPTEAGLAFFERARRAIDEANEADNAARGSAGGLRGNLRISAAVTFGRLHVVPQLGPFLDQHPQLNIDLMLDDRNINLVEEGIDVALRMGPLSDSSLTARKIADCRRVVLGTPAYFARHGEPSRPADLDKHQGIVYNLSGGATWTFTQGSEQQTQTLTGRLRVSAAEGLRAAVLADQGLTIASQWMFAPELASGAVRAVMSDWVLPDQDLWAMFPTGRMVNAKARAFVEYMENLLTHLS, translated from the coding sequence ATGGACCGCCTCGCCGCCATGGAAACCTTCGTCTACGTGGTCGAAACCGGCTCCTTTTCCGCCGCCGCTCGACGGCTGAATATCGGCCAGCCCGCCGTGTCGAAAACCATCGCTCAACTGGAAAAACGCCTGGCGGTCAGCCTGTTGCTGCGCTCGACTCGTGGCCTGACGCCAACCGAGGCGGGGCTGGCGTTTTTCGAGCGGGCCAGACGCGCCATCGATGAAGCCAACGAAGCCGATAACGCCGCCCGTGGCAGCGCCGGCGGATTGCGCGGCAACCTGCGGATCAGCGCTGCGGTGACTTTCGGTCGCCTGCACGTCGTGCCGCAGTTGGGCCCGTTTCTCGATCAGCATCCGCAATTGAACATCGATCTGATGCTCGACGACCGCAACATCAATCTGGTGGAAGAAGGCATCGACGTCGCCCTGCGCATGGGTCCGCTCAGCGACTCCAGCCTCACCGCGCGCAAGATCGCCGACTGCCGCCGCGTGGTCCTCGGCACCCCGGCGTACTTTGCTCGCCACGGCGAACCCAGCCGCCCTGCCGATTTGGATAAGCACCAAGGCATCGTCTACAACCTCAGCGGCGGCGCCACCTGGACCTTCACTCAGGGCAGCGAACAACAGACGCAAACCCTCACCGGCCGCCTGCGGGTCAGCGCCGCCGAGGGTTTGCGCGCCGCCGTGCTGGCCGATCAGGGCCTGACCATCGCCTCGCAATGGATGTTCGCCCCGGAGCTGGCAAGCGGCGCGGTCAGGGCGGTGATGAGTGACTGGGTATTGCCGGATCAGGACTTGTGGGCGATGTTTCCCACGGGGCGGATGGTCAATGCGAAGGCGCGGGCGTTTGTGGAATACATGGAAAATTTGCTGACACACCTGTCCTGA
- a CDS encoding DsbE family thiol:disulfide interchange protein: MRRWLMLVPLAIFLLVAVFLYRGLYLDPAELPSAMINKPFPEFTLPNVQGDKTLTKADILGKPALVNVWGTWCISCRVEHPVLNKLAERGVVIYGINYKDTNADALKWLAEFHNPYVLDIRDDEGSLGLNLGVYGAPETFFIDAKGIIRDKYVGVIDEQVWREKLAAKYQALVDEAKP; encoded by the coding sequence ATGAGACGTTGGTTGATGCTGGTACCCCTGGCGATTTTCCTGCTGGTGGCGGTGTTTCTTTATCGCGGGCTGTACCTCGATCCGGCGGAGCTGCCGTCGGCGATGATCAATAAGCCCTTCCCGGAGTTCACTCTGCCGAACGTGCAGGGCGACAAGACCCTGACCAAGGCTGACATTCTCGGCAAACCGGCGCTGGTCAACGTCTGGGGCACCTGGTGCATTTCCTGCCGGGTCGAGCACCCGGTGCTGAACAAACTGGCCGAGCGCGGCGTGGTGATCTACGGCATCAACTACAAGGACACCAACGCCGATGCGTTGAAGTGGCTGGCCGAATTCCACAACCCGTACGTGCTGGATATCCGTGACGACGAAGGCTCGCTGGGTCTGAACCTCGGCGTGTACGGCGCGCCGGAAACCTTCTTCATCGACGCCAAGGGCATCATTCGCGACAAGTACGTCGGGGTGATCGACGAGCAGGTCTGGCGCGAAAAACTTGCAGCCAAATATCAGGCGCTGGTCGATGAGGCCAAGCCATGA
- the ccmD gene encoding heme exporter protein CcmD, with translation MSFASFGDFLAMGHHGLYVWSAYGICLAVLILNVVAPIAARKRYLQQEARRLRRENGK, from the coding sequence ATGAGTTTCGCTTCATTCGGCGACTTCCTCGCCATGGGCCATCATGGCCTGTACGTCTGGTCGGCCTACGGCATCTGTCTGGCGGTGCTGATCCTCAACGTGGTCGCCCCGATCGCGGCCCGCAAGCGCTATCTGCAACAAGAGGCGCGTCGTCTGCGCCGGGAGAACGGCAAGTGA
- a CDS encoding helix-turn-helix domain-containing protein: MSIVLHPSLNLPVEREVKAAIEGRRALNAYLATRFETQHIQIFDEQNQAHQVELPTSALRLLVDILAELAEGNAVQVVPVHAELTTQEAADLLNVSRPHLIKLLESGELSYHKTGKHRRVRFADLMDYKTRRDTASEQAMALLAEQAQALRTGYE; this comes from the coding sequence ATGTCGATTGTCCTTCACCCCTCTCTCAATCTCCCTGTGGAGCGCGAAGTCAAAGCCGCAATCGAAGGCAGACGCGCGCTCAACGCCTACCTCGCGACCCGATTCGAAACCCAGCACATTCAGATTTTCGACGAGCAGAATCAGGCGCACCAGGTCGAACTACCTACCTCTGCACTGCGCTTGCTGGTGGACATTCTGGCGGAGCTGGCTGAAGGCAATGCCGTCCAAGTCGTACCGGTGCATGCCGAGCTGACCACTCAGGAAGCCGCCGACCTGCTCAATGTCTCACGCCCGCACCTGATAAAACTGCTGGAAAGTGGCGAGTTGTCCTACCACAAAACCGGCAAGCACCGACGTGTGCGTTTCGCCGATTTGATGGACTATAAAACCCGGCGCGACACCGCCAGCGAGCAGGCAATGGCGCTTCTCGCGGAGCAGGCACAGGCGTTAAGGACAGGATACGAGTGA
- the ccmI gene encoding c-type cytochrome biogenesis protein CcmI produces MIDFWLAAGLLLLVALSFLLIPVLRGRRAQREEDRTALNVALYQERVAELQAQQAEGVLDATQMDSGRAEAARELLADTEGVAAPRVSKLGKPLPLLAAVLVPVLGLGLYLHFGAADKVELTREFAQAPQSMEEMTQRLERAVAAQPDSAEGLYFLGRTYMAQDRPADAAKMFERAANLAGRQPELLGQWAQAQYFADGKKWSDKIQALTDEALKADPKEVTSLGLLGIAAFEGERYQQAIDYWNRLLTQLPEDDKSREALQGGINRATERLEASGGKVAASPAAKAAALLKVRVDLSSELKGKVQPGDSVFIFARAVSGPPAPLAAKRLTVADLPVTVELGDADAMMPQLKLSNFPEVQLVARISRAGQPTAGEWVGRSGPLASSTTAPQTLTIDSPDQ; encoded by the coding sequence ATGATTGATTTCTGGCTAGCCGCAGGGCTGTTGCTTCTGGTCGCCCTGAGTTTTCTGCTGATCCCGGTTTTGCGTGGCCGTCGCGCCCAGCGTGAAGAGGATCGAACTGCCCTGAACGTGGCGCTGTATCAGGAGCGCGTCGCCGAGCTGCAAGCGCAGCAGGCTGAAGGCGTACTCGATGCGACGCAAATGGACAGCGGTCGCGCGGAAGCGGCGCGTGAGCTGCTCGCCGATACCGAAGGCGTTGCCGCACCGCGTGTGTCGAAACTGGGCAAGCCGTTGCCGTTGTTGGCAGCGGTTCTGGTGCCGGTGTTGGGCCTGGGTCTGTATCTGCATTTCGGTGCTGCGGACAAAGTCGAGCTGACCCGCGAATTCGCCCAGGCGCCGCAGTCGATGGAAGAAATGACCCAGCGTCTGGAGCGTGCTGTTGCGGCGCAGCCGGATTCGGCGGAAGGCCTGTACTTCCTCGGGCGCACCTACATGGCCCAGGATCGCCCGGCGGACGCGGCGAAGATGTTCGAACGCGCCGCCAACCTGGCCGGTCGCCAGCCGGAGCTGCTCGGCCAGTGGGCACAGGCGCAGTATTTTGCCGATGGCAAGAAGTGGTCGGACAAGATCCAGGCCCTGACCGACGAAGCGCTGAAAGCCGATCCGAAAGAAGTCACCAGCCTTGGCCTGCTCGGCATCGCCGCGTTCGAAGGCGAGCGTTACCAGCAAGCCATCGATTACTGGAACCGTTTGCTAACGCAATTGCCAGAGGACGACAAATCCCGCGAAGCCCTGCAGGGCGGCATCAATCGTGCCACCGAACGGCTTGAAGCCAGTGGTGGCAAGGTCGCTGCGAGCCCGGCCGCCAAGGCTGCCGCGCTGCTCAAGGTGCGCGTGGATCTGTCCAGTGAACTCAAGGGCAAGGTACAACCGGGCGACAGCGTGTTCATCTTCGCCCGTGCCGTTTCCGGCCCGCCGGCGCCGCTGGCGGCCAAGCGCCTGACCGTGGCCGATCTGCCGGTGACCGTCGAACTGGGCGATGCCGACGCGATGATGCCGCAGTTGAAACTGTCGAACTTTCCTGAAGTCCAACTGGTTGCGCGCATTTCCCGTGCCGGTCAACCGACCGCCGGGGAGTGGGTAGGTCGCAGCGGCCCGCTGGCCAGCAGCACCACCGCGCCGCAAACACTGACCATCGACAGCCCGGACCAGTAA